Proteins from a genomic interval of Arachis hypogaea cultivar Tifrunner chromosome 10, arahy.Tifrunner.gnm2.J5K5, whole genome shotgun sequence:
- the LOC112714956 gene encoding uncharacterized protein, with protein sequence MEALLSQFTLLSDHALQDKNFDPSTIEDLMKLFEIESYKAWAAAELEQQKEVEEAEVSMQEAEDYLDSVMESAMDEFRRFEEELESMSKAEMESLVNTAESARKMGNLMEKAASIASKKYIEAALNSATASMKSAWKGISSGKVHPS encoded by the coding sequence atggaagccCTTCTGTCCCAATTCACCTTGCTCTCAGACCATGCTCTACAGGACAAGAACTTTGATCCATCCACAATTGAGGACCTCATGAAGCTGTTTGAGATTGAGTCATACAAGGCATGGGCAGCTGCAGAACTTGAGCAACAGAAAGAGGTTGAAGAGGCTGAAGTTTCCATGCAGGAAGCTGAGGACTACCTTGATTCTGTCATGGAAAGCGCCATGGACGAGTTCCGGCGATTCGAAGAGGAGCTTGAGAGCATGTCAAAGGCTGAAATGGAGAGCCTAGTTAACACTGCTGAGAGTGCAAGAAAGATGGGAAATTTGATGGAGAAAGCTGCCTCCATTGCTTCCAAGAAGTATATTGAGGCTGCACTCAATTCAGCCACTGCTTCCATGAAATCTGCTTGGAAGGGAATCTCTTCTGGCAAGGTCCATCCTTCTTAA